Proteins found in one Sorghum bicolor cultivar BTx623 chromosome 1, Sorghum_bicolor_NCBIv3, whole genome shotgun sequence genomic segment:
- the LOC8063033 gene encoding polyadenylate-binding protein RBP45, translating to MMQPPPPQQQQQWAMAPPPPPQYYQAGHPPPPPPQFYQAGPPPPAMWGQPPPQAAPAPAPAPSGGGAGDEARTLWIGDLQYWMDENYLYSCFSQAGEVISVKIIRNKQTGQPEGYGFIEFGNHALAEQVLQNYNGQMMPNVNQPFKLNWATSGAGEKRGDDGSDYTIFVGDLASDVTDFILQDTFKSRYPSVKSAKVVFDRTTGRSKGYGFVKFADLDEQTRAMTEMNGQYCSSRPMRLGPASNKKNTGGQPQPSSTIYQNTQGTDSDSDPNNTTVFVGGLDPSVTDELLKQTFSPYGELLYVKIPVGKRCGFVQYSNRASAEEAIRMLNGSQLGGQSIRLSWGRSPANKQPQQEQNQWSGGGYYGYPQGYDPYGYARPPQDPAMYAYTPYPGYGNYQQQPPQQPPPQQ from the exons ATgatgcagccgccgccgccacagcagcagcagcaatgggcaatggcgccgccgcccccgccgcAGTACTACCAGGCGGGACAccccccgccgccgcccccgcAGTTCTACCAGGCGGGCCCTCCGCCTCCTGCTATGTGGGGCCAGCCGCCGCCGCAAgcggccccggccccggcgcCGGCACCGTCCGGCGGTGGGGCGGGGGACGAGGCCAGGACCCTCTGGATCGGGGACCTGCAGTACTGGATGGACGAGAACTACCTCTACAGCTGCTTCTCCCAGGCCGGCGAG GTTATTTCTGTGAAGATAATTCGAAACAAGCAGACTGGGCAACCTGAGGGTTATGGTTTTATTGAATTCGGCAACCATGCTTTAGCTGAACAAGTTCTGCAGAATTATAATGGTCAAATGATGCCTAATGTTAATCAACCTTTCAAATTGAATTGGGCTACCAGTGGGGCTGGTGAGAAACGTGGAGATGATGGTTCAGATTATACTATATTTGTTGGGGACTTGGCCTCGGATGTTACAGATTTCATTCTACAAGATACATTCAAGAGTCGTTATCCATCAGTTAAGAGTGCAAAAGTTGTCTTCGACAGAACTACAGGCCGCTCGAAAGGCTATGGTTTTGTTAAGTTTGCAGATTTGGATGAACAGACACGGGCAATGACTGAAATGAATGGACAATACTGTTCTAGCAGGCCCATGCGCCTTGGACCAGCATCCAACAAGAAGAATACTGGTGGACAACCACAGCCATCGAGTA CTATTTACCAGAATACCCAAGGAACTGATTCTGATAGTGATCCAAACAATACTACT GTATTTGTTGGTGGTCTTGATCCGAGTGTGACTGATGAGCTTCTCAAGCAAACCTTCAGTCCATACGGAGAGCTTCTCTATGTCAAAATACCTGTAGGAAAGCGTTGTGGATTTGTCCAATATTCTAACAG GGCTTCAGCTGAGGAGGCCATAAGGATGCTAAATGGAAGCCAGCTGGGAGGTCAGAGCATAAGGCTCTCATGGGGTCGTAGCCCTGCAAACAAGCAg CCTCAGCAAGAGCAGAACCAATGGAGTGGTGGTGGCTATTATGGGTATCCCCAAGGATATGATCCATATGGTTATGCTCGCCCCCCTCAAGATCCTGCCATGTACGCCTACACACCATATCCAGGGTATGGAAATTACCAGCAGCAGCCACCACAGCAGCCCCCACCACAACAG TAA
- the LOC8065648 gene encoding pentatricopeptide repeat-containing protein At1g09900, translating into MSLAASQPNQSPMLTSLLPPPTVPVVSKLSSASASPKTAKPTRLAALSTSTSATALALAPAPAATSDDAPPGGGGEGAGAGRLSALIRSLCAAGRTAEAARALSAAAARGGAGVVAYNAMVSGYCRAGQLASARRLAASVPVPPNAYTYFPVVRALCARGRIADALSVLDEMRRRGCAPIPPMYHVILEAACSRGGGGGFRSAVRVLQDLHGRGCALDVGNCNLVLNAVCDQGGSVDEALRLLRDLPTSFGCDPDVVSYNAVLKGLCMAKRWGRVQDLMEEMVRVGCPPNVVTFNTLIGYLCRNGLFERVHQVLAQMVDHGCTPDIRMYATVLDGVCKEGHLEVAHEILDRMPSYGLKPNVVCYNTVLKGLCSAERWEQAEELLAEMFDNDCPLDDVTFNILVDFFCQNGLVYRVIELLEQMLEHGCVPDVITYTTVINGFCKEGLIDEAVMLLKSMAACGCRPNTISYTIVLKGLCSAERWVDAEDLMSQMIEQGCSPNPVTFNTVINFLCKKGLVEQAIELLKQMLLNGCSPDLISYSTVIDGLGKAGKTDEALELLNVMVNKGMSPNTIIYSSIASALSKEGRINRVIQMFDNIQDVTIRSDAVLYNAVISSLCKRGGTDRAIEFLAYMVSSGCMPNESTYTILIRGLASEGFVKEAQEMLTELCSKGALRKHFMKHFGIV; encoded by the coding sequence atGTCGCTGGCGGCGAGCCAGCCTAATCAATCGCCAATGCTCACCTCGTTGCTCCCGCCGCCCACCGTCCCGGTCGTCTCCAAACTCTCCTCCGCGTCGGCGTCGCCCAAGACCGCAAAGCCCACCAGGCTTGCCGCgctctccacctccacctccgccaccgccctcgccctcgccccagCCCCCGCCGCGACGTCCGACGATGCGCCGCCCGGCGGAGGCGGCgagggcgccggcgccggccgccTCTCCGCGCTCATCCGCTCGCTCTGCGCCGCGGGGCGCACCGCGGAGGCCGCGCGGGCGCTGTCAGCCGCGGCCGcgcgcggcggcgcgggcgtCGTCGCCTACAACGCCATGGTCTCCGGCTACTGCCGCGCGGGGCAGCTGGCCTCCGCGCGCCGCCTCGCCGCGTCGGTGCCCGTCCCGCCCAACGCCTACACCTACTTCCCCGTCGTGCGCGCGCTCTGCGCGCGGGGCCGGATCGCCGACGCGCTGTCCGTGCTCGACGAGATGCGCCGCCGCGGGTGCGCGCCCATCCCGCCCATGTACCACGTCATCCTCGAGGCCGCCTGCagcaggggcggcggcggcgggttccGGAGCGCCGTCAGGGTGCTCCAGGACCTCCACGGCCGGGGCTGCGCGCTCGACGTCGGCAACTGCAACCTCGTCCTCAACGCCGTCTGCGACCAAGGCGGGTCGGTGGACGAGGCGCTCCGCCTGCTGCGGGACCTGCCCACGTCCTTCGGCTGCGACCCGGACGTGGTGAGCTACAACGCCGTGCTCAAGGGCCTCTGCATGGCCAAGCGCTGGGGACGTGTGCAGGACCTCATGGAGGAGATGGTCAGGGTCGGCTGCCCGCCCAACGTCGTCACCTTCAACACCCTCATCGGGTACTTGTGCCGGAACGGCTTGTTCGAGCGGGTGCATCAGGTGCTCGCGCAGATGGTGGACCATGGTTGCACGCCGGACATCAGGATGTATGCCACTGTCCTCGATGGTGTCTGCAAGGAAGGGCATCTCGAGGTTGCGCATGAGATTTTGGATCGGATGCCTTCCTACGGGCTCAAGCCCAATGTGGTTTGCTACAATACTGTGCTCAAGGGCTTGTGCAGCGCCGAGCGGTGGGAGCAAGCCGAGGAGTTGCTGGCTGAGATGTTTGACAATGACTGCCCGCTTGATGATGTCACATTCAACATACTTGTCGATTTCTTCTGCCAGAATGGGCTGGTGTACCGGGTGATCGAGCTGCTCGAGCAGATGCTGGAGCATGGATGCGTGCCGGATGTCATCACATACACTACGGTCATCAACGGCTTCTGCAAGGAAGGGCTTATCGACGAAGCTGTCATGTTGTTGAAAAGTATGGCCGCCTGTGGATGCAGGCCGAATACCATAAGCTATACCATTGTGCTCAAGGGTTTGTGCAGCGCCGAACGATGGGTGGATGCTGAGGACCTCATGTCTCAAATGATCGAGCAAGGCTGTTCTCCGAATCCTGTCACATTCAACACAGTCATCAATTTCTTGTGTAAAAAGGGACTGGTTGAGCAGGCCATTGAACTTCTTAAGCAGATGCTACTGAATGGATGCAGTCCCGACCTGATTAGCTACAGCACAGTGATTGATGGGCTTGGCAAGGCTGGCAAGACAGATGAAGCACTGGAGCTGTTAAATGTGATGGTCAACAAAGGGATGAGCCCAAACACAATCATTTATTCGTCAATAGCTTCTGCTCTCTCCAAAGAAGGTAGAATTAACAGGGTAATTCAGATGTTTGATAACATCCAAGATGTCACAATAAGGTCCGATGCAGTGCTCTACAATGCGGTTATTTCTTCGCTTTGCAAAAGAGGGGGGACTGACCGTGCTATTGAGTTTTTGGCATATATGGTGTCCAGTGGATGCATGCCCAATGAATCGACCTACACTATACTTATTCGGGGCTTAGCAAGTGAGGGATTTGTAAAGGAGGCACAAGAGATGTTGACTGAGTTGTGCTCCAAAGGTGCTCTAAGAAAGCACTTCATGAAGCATTTTGGTATTGTATGA